One region of Thermoplasma sp. Kam2015 genomic DNA includes:
- a CDS encoding archease translates to MLSYEVVDHESDIGVIVYGKSYEELFSNAVYAMADLILDVSRLKENKRMHEVISGKTPEDIMVNLLSRVLFYLDTYYILYYRITSKYSDGELDVYFYGSEVPEGIEYRNVIKAVTYSDLAVKPEEGYAKIIFDL, encoded by the coding sequence ATGTTGAGCTACGAAGTTGTGGATCATGAGAGCGATATCGGCGTGATTGTCTACGGAAAGAGTTATGAGGAATTATTCTCGAATGCAGTGTATGCAATGGCCGATCTAATACTTGATGTTTCCAGATTGAAGGAAAACAAGAGGATGCATGAGGTAATATCCGGTAAAACTCCAGAGGATATAATGGTGAATCTTCTATCGCGCGTACTCTTCTATCTGGATACATATTACATTCTGTATTATCGTATAACCTCGAAATACAGTGATGGGGAGCTTGATGTATATTTCTATGGATCTGAGGTACCGGAAGGCATTGAATACAGGAATGTGATAAAGGCTGTAACATACAGTGATCTTGCCGTCAAGCCAGAAGAAGGCTATGCAAAAATAATATTTGATCTGTGA